The DNA region GAGCTACGCGGTGGTTGAAATTGAAGATCCCTACGGTCTGCTGGGCCAGATTCGCGCCGTTCCTCTGCAGATGGGGACTTTCGTCCGTGCCGAAATACGCGGGCGTTCGTCCGATGGGCTCATCGAGCTGCCGCGCTCGGCCCTGCGCGAGGGCGACACCCTGTTTCTGGCCGATGAATCCGACCGGCTGGACGTTCGCCCGGTCCAGGTGGTTCGCCGCACCCCGCACCGGGTCTACCTGCACAACAACATCCGCCCTGGCGAGCGCGTGGTGACCACAGCCATCCCCGCCCCCCTGCCCGGCATGTCCCTGCAGCCGCGCGAAGCTACTGACGAACAACCCGAACTGCGCCTGCTGCCGCCCGAACTGGCAGACGCCCGGGAGGACGAATCGTGAATCCTGAGCGCAACTGGTACGGAAACATCATTGCCTGGTTCGCTCACAACAATGTGGCGGCCAACCTGCTGATGGTCTGCCTGATTGCCGGCGGGCTCTACTCGGCCATCACCATCACCAAGGAAGTCCAGCCCCGGATCGAAACCAACTTCATCACGGTCAGCGTGGCCTACCGGGGCGGCACACCCCGCGATGTCGAGGAAGGCGTGCTGATCAAGATCGAGGAAGCCATTCAGGATCTTGAGGGGGTACGCGAAATCATCGCCACGGCCCGCGAGGGCTCGGGCACGGTCACCGTGGAGGTCGAACCGGAATACGATGTGCTGGAAGTGCTCGACAACGTCAAGATGCGGGTCGATTCCATACCGACATTCCCGGCCGAAACCGAGCGCCCGACCTATCGGCGCAACACCTGGACCCAGGAGGTCATCTGGGTGTCGGTCCATGGCGATGTACCCGAACGCACCCTAAAGGAGTTCTCGCGCCAGATTCGCGACGACATCACCGCCCTGCCCTCGGTCACCCAGGCCGAGCTGATCGGAGCGCGACCCTACGAGATCTCGATCGAGGTTCAGGAGGAAACGCTCAGGGGCTACAACCTCACCCTGGGCGATGTAGCCGATGCCATTCGACGCTCCTCCCTGGATCTGCCCGGCGGTCGCATTCAGGCCACCGGGGGCGACGTACTGGTGCGCGCCATTGGCCAGGCCTACGTGGGGCAGGATTTCGAGGAAATCGTCGTGCGCACCAACCCCGATGGCAGTCGGGTGCGGGTGCGCGACATTGCTGAAATTCGTGATGGCTTTGTAGACCGTGATTTCTACTCCCGTCACAACGGCGACCCGGCCATTGCCATCCGGGTGTCTTCCATCGGCGAGCAAAATGCCCTGGCCATCTCGCGCGAAGTGCGCGAATACATCGACGAAAAAAAGGACTCGCTACCTTCCGGAATTGGCGTGGACTGGTGGGCGGACGTGTCCTACTACCTGAGCGACCGGCTACAGATGATGGGCAAGAACCTGTTCGCCGGTGCCGCGCTGGTGTTCCTCATTCTGACCCTGTTTCTACGCCTGAAGCTCGCTTTTTGGGTCATGGTCGGACTGCTGGTGGCCTTTCTCGGTGCATTGTGGATGTTGCCGGTGGTCGGGGTGACCATCAACCTGATCAGCCTGTTCGGCTTTCTGGTGGTGCTGGGTATCGTGGTCGACGACGCCATCATCATGGGAGAATCGGCCTACACGGAGATACGCGCCCGTGGCCACTCGGTGGAGAATGTGGTCAATGGGGTATACAAGGTTGCCATTCCGGCCACCTTCGGCGTACTGACAACCATCGCCGCCTTCCTGCCCATACTGCTGGTTTCGGGTGTTGAAGGTCAGTTCTTTGCCGCCATCGGCTGGGTGGTGGTGCTGTGTCTGGTGATGTCGATTGTCGAGTCGAAGCTCATTTTGCCGGCTCACCTGGCACACATGCGCGTCAAGAAGTACGAAAGCGACACCCCCAATCGTTTCGTTCGGTTCCAGCGTGGTTTTTCCGACAACCTCTACAAGCTGGTGGACAACTACTACCTGCCGTCGCTGCGGGTCATGCTGAAAAACCGCTACCTGGCCCTGGCCGGCTTCATTTCTCTGCTGATCCTGTCGCTGGGGCTGATCGTCGGCGGATTCCTGCGCGTCGTGTTCTTTCCCGATATCGCCGGCGATTTCATGCGCGTCGACCTGGAAATGAATGAAGGCACACCGGCCTATGTCACGCATGGCAACATGGACCGGCTGGAGCAGGCGCTACGCGTGGTCGACGAGGACATGCAGGACACGCTGGGGCTGGATCATCCGGTCATCCGTACCACCTTCTCCTGGTCGGGCTCTGAAGTGTCCGGCGGCATGCTGGTCGAGCTTACACGCACCGACGACCAGCGCATCACGACGCGCGAGATCGAACGACGCTGGCGCGAGGAAGTGGGTGACATGCCCGGCGTCCGCGGCCTACGCATCGGCAGCGCCGGCGGTCCTGGTGGCGACGGACCCGACCTGTCTTTCCAGCTGGTGGGCCGCGATTTGAATCAGCTTGAGGCAGCCGCGGCCGAACTGGAATCGCGCATCCGCACCTACGAGGGCACCTACGATATTCGCAACTCCTTCGAGGGGGGCATGCGCGAACTTCAGCTCAAGATTCGCCCCGAGGCCGAGATTCTCGGGCTTAGCCAGCAGGATCTTGCTCGCCAGGTCCGTCAGGCCTTTTTCGGCGAGGAAGTGCAGCGCATCCAGCGCGGTCAGGACGACGTGCGCGTCATGGTGCGCTACCCACGCGAGCAGCGCAGTTCGGAAGGCTATCTCGAAGCCATGCGCATCCGCACCGCCGACGGTCAGGAAGTGCCATTCGATGCGGTGGCCGATGTGGTTGAAGGCAGCAGCCCCTCCACCATCCGCCGCTTCGACAGAGAACGCTCGATTAGCGTGAGCGGTCGTGTCGATACCGATGTGGCCGAACCGGGCCGCATCTCCTCGGAACTGCGCGAAACCTACCTGCCGCAGGTACTGGATAGCTACCCGGGCGTGCGCTATCGTCTGGCCGGC from Wenzhouxiangella sp. AB-CW3 includes:
- a CDS encoding efflux RND transporter permease subunit — its product is MNPERNWYGNIIAWFAHNNVAANLLMVCLIAGGLYSAITITKEVQPRIETNFITVSVAYRGGTPRDVEEGVLIKIEEAIQDLEGVREIIATAREGSGTVTVEVEPEYDVLEVLDNVKMRVDSIPTFPAETERPTYRRNTWTQEVIWVSVHGDVPERTLKEFSRQIRDDITALPSVTQAELIGARPYEISIEVQEETLRGYNLTLGDVADAIRRSSLDLPGGRIQATGGDVLVRAIGQAYVGQDFEEIVVRTNPDGSRVRVRDIAEIRDGFVDRDFYSRHNGDPAIAIRVSSIGEQNALAISREVREYIDEKKDSLPSGIGVDWWADVSYYLSDRLQMMGKNLFAGAALVFLILTLFLRLKLAFWVMVGLLVAFLGALWMLPVVGVTINLISLFGFLVVLGIVVDDAIIMGESAYTEIRARGHSVENVVNGVYKVAIPATFGVLTTIAAFLPILLVSGVEGQFFAAIGWVVVLCLVMSIVESKLILPAHLAHMRVKKYESDTPNRFVRFQRGFSDNLYKLVDNYYLPSLRVMLKNRYLALAGFISLLILSLGLIVGGFLRVVFFPDIAGDFMRVDLEMNEGTPAYVTHGNMDRLEQALRVVDEDMQDTLGLDHPVIRTTFSWSGSEVSGGMLVELTRTDDQRITTREIERRWREEVGDMPGVRGLRIGSAGGPGGDGPDLSFQLVGRDLNQLEAAAAELESRIRTYEGTYDIRNSFEGGMRELQLKIRPEAEILGLSQQDLARQVRQAFFGEEVQRIQRGQDDVRVMVRYPREQRSSEGYLEAMRIRTADGQEVPFDAVADVVEGSSPSTIRRFDRERSISVSGRVDTDVAEPGRISSELRETYLPQVLDSYPGVRYRLAGQTRSQQEVRTDLIWGTFFALFLIYALIAIPLRSYLQPLLIMSVIPFGMIGAVIGHMVLGLPISMLSLFGIIALAGVVVNDSLILVDFVNRHRRMGESRIEAAIKATRARFRAIVLTSLTTFLGLAPIVFFETSLQAQIVIPMATSLAFGIVFATIITLGLIPILYLIGDDFTRLVQRLTGRERNGMVASEVV